In Megalopta genalis isolate 19385.01 chromosome 7, iyMegGena1_principal, whole genome shotgun sequence, a single window of DNA contains:
- the Rab21 gene encoding RAS oncogene family member Rab21, with translation MASSISTTGNDYNFKVVLLGEGCVGKTSVALRYVEDTFNAKHLSTLQASFLNKKLTINGKKVNLAIWDTAGQEKFHALGPIYYRMSNGAILVYDITDEDTFQKVKNWVKELKKMLGSEISLAIAGNKMDLEKDRSVAIEEAEEYAKQVGAMHFHTSAKLNQNIKEMFLELTRRMIQHADEVEQKSTLTRTSSTRRNVVVVEDEAEETEPVKSSCCGGSSQAS, from the exons ATGGCCAGTTCAATCAGCACCACTGGTAACGATTATAATTTTAAAGTGGTTTTACTTGGCGAAGGATGCGTCGGGAAAACTTCTGTTGCACTGCGATACGTCGAAGATACCTTCAATGCTAAACATCTTAGCACACTACAG GCCTCATTTTTAAATAAGAAATTAACTATAAATGGAAAGAAGGTAAATTTGGCAATATGGGATACAGCAGGTCAAGAGAAGTTTCATGCACTTGGACCAATTTATTATAGAATGTCTAACGGTGCCATTTTAGTTTATGATATTACGGATGAAGATACCTTTCAAAAG GTGAAGAATTGGGTTAAAGAACTGAAAAAAATGTTAGGTAGTGAAATCTCTTTAGCAATTGCGGGGAATAAAATGGATTTAGAAAAAGATAGGAGCGTCGCTATAGAAGAAGCTGAAGA ATACGCGAAGCAAGTAGGAGCTATGCATTTTCACACTTCTGCGAAACTAAATCAAAATATCAAAGAAATGTTTCTGGAATTGACAAGACGAATGATACAACACGCGGATGAGGTTGAACAAAAATCGACGCTAACAAGGACAAGTAGTACACGACGCAATGTTGTTGTAGTAGAAGACGAAGCCGAAGAAACAGAACCAGTTAAGAGTTCCTGTTGCGGTGGCTCTTCACAAGCATCTTAA